TCGAGGGATGGCACGGCGACGCCGCCTTCACCATGGCCGTCGGTGAGGTGAGCCCCGAGGCGGCCCGACTCGTCGAGGTGACCCGCCTCGCCATGGAGGCCGGGATCGCGGAGATGCACGACCACGCCCGGCTCGGTGACGTCGGCGACGCCGTGCAGCGCACCGTCGAGGGCGCCGGCTTCTCGGTGGTGCGTGAGTACGTCGGCCACGGCATCGGCCGGGCCATGCACGAGAAGCCCGAGGTCCCCAACGTGGGGGTACCGGGCAAGGGGGCCCGGCTGAAGGCGGGGATGACCCTGGCCCTCGAGCCGATGGTCAACGCCGGCGAGGGCACCACCTTCCTCACCGAGGACGGCTGGACCGTCGTCACCGCCGACGGGTCGCTGTCGGCGCACTGGGAGCACACGGTGCTCGTCACCGAGGACGGCCCGGAGATCCTGACCCGCCCGTGACGCGGGGCTCCGCGCGTCGGGGTGGCGGGGTGGGGTACGGTCGCATCGGCGCCCGAGCCCGGGGCGCCCGTCGTGTCGTGCCCGTTTGGATTCCCGGCGGGTCCCCCGATAGGATCGTCAGTCGGCCATCCGCGCCCCTCGCCGCTGCGCGCCGGGGTGTGGTCGATGCGACCAGGAGGATCACCGCTGCCGAAGCCCAAGGAAGACGCGATCGTGCTCGAGGGCACGGTCATCGAGCCGCTCCCGAACGCCATGTTCCGGGTCGAGCTCGAGAACGGCCACAACGTGCTGGCCCACATCTCGGGGAAGATGCGCATGCACTACATCCGCATCCTGCCCGGGGATCGCGTCCAGGTCGAGCTCACGCCGTACGACCTCACCCGCGGCCGCATCACCTATCGGTACAAGTAGCACCACAGACCAAGTGAGCGTCCGGCCCCCCTGGCCGGACCCGCCGGGGGGAACACGCCCCGGTGACCCTGATCGAAGGATCCAGGCGATGAAAGTCCGACCGAGCGTCAAGAAGATCTGCGAGAAGTGCAAGGTGATCCGCCGCCACGGGCGGGTGCAGGTCATCTGCACGAACCCCCGACACAAGCAGCGGCAGGGCTGACGTGGCCCGTATCGCCGGCGTCGACGTCCCCCGCGAGAAGCGGCTCGAGATCAGCCTCACCTACATCTTCGGCATCGGGCGCACCCGCGCCCAGCAGATCTGCGATGCCAACGGCATCGACCGGTCCACCCGCGTCCGCGACCTCACCGACGAAGAGGTCAACCGGATCCGCGCCTGGATCGACCAGAACCTGAAGGTCGAGGGCGACCTGCGTCGTGACGTCGACCAGGACATCCGCCGCAAGATGGAGATCGGCTCCTACCAGGGCCTGCGCCACCGACGCGGCCTCCCGGTCCGCGGCCAGCGCACCCACACCAACGCCCGCACCCGCAAGGGCCCGAAGAAGACCGTGGCCGGCAAGAAGAAGGTGGCACGCAAGTAATGGCCAAACCAGCGCCCGGGGGCCGCCGTCCCCGCAAGAAGGAACGAAAGAACGTCACCTACGGGGTGGCCCACAT
This Acidimicrobiales bacterium DNA region includes the following protein-coding sequences:
- the map gene encoding type I methionyl aminopeptidase, which encodes MRRDAAALGHMRAAGRVVAEMHEEIRAAVRPGVTTAELDLVGRAVLERRGATSNFLGYHGYPAVICASPNDVVVHGIPGPTVLEEGDILSIDCGAIVEGWHGDAAFTMAVGEVSPEAARLVEVTRLAMEAGIAEMHDHARLGDVGDAVQRTVEGAGFSVVREYVGHGIGRAMHEKPEVPNVGVPGKGARLKAGMTLALEPMVNAGEGTTFLTEDGWTVVTADGSLSAHWEHTVLVTEDGPEILTRP
- the infA gene encoding translation initiation factor IF-1, translating into MRPGGSPLPKPKEDAIVLEGTVIEPLPNAMFRVELENGHNVLAHISGKMRMHYIRILPGDRVQVELTPYDLTRGRITYRYK
- the rpmJ gene encoding 50S ribosomal protein L36, translated to MKVRPSVKKICEKCKVIRRHGRVQVICTNPRHKQRQG
- the rpsM gene encoding 30S ribosomal protein S13; the protein is MARIAGVDVPREKRLEISLTYIFGIGRTRAQQICDANGIDRSTRVRDLTDEEVNRIRAWIDQNLKVEGDLRRDVDQDIRRKMEIGSYQGLRHRRGLPVRGQRTHTNARTRKGPKKTVAGKKKVARK